Proteins found in one Promicromonospora sukumoe genomic segment:
- a CDS encoding response regulator, whose protein sequence is MIRVLLADDDAMLRVGVAAILGSDAGIEVVAEAGDGTEAVELARRHRPDVVLLDVRMPVMDGLEAAAELRRAVPEVAVVVLTTFDEDDYVARALDEGAAGFLLKAADPRELIIAVHAVAGGAAYLSPRIAHRMITGFRGGRPARRRAAGDRVSVLTPRETEVLGLVGQGLANQAVADRLHLSEGTVKAHVSTILSRLGVRNRVQAAILAYEAGLVEEA, encoded by the coding sequence GTGATCCGCGTCCTACTGGCCGACGACGACGCCATGCTCCGGGTCGGTGTCGCGGCCATCCTCGGCAGCGACGCCGGCATCGAGGTCGTCGCGGAGGCCGGGGACGGCACGGAGGCGGTCGAGCTCGCCCGGCGGCACCGCCCCGACGTCGTCCTGCTCGACGTCCGCATGCCGGTCATGGACGGGCTCGAGGCGGCCGCCGAGCTGCGCCGCGCGGTCCCGGAGGTCGCGGTCGTCGTGCTGACCACGTTCGACGAGGACGACTACGTCGCCCGTGCGCTGGACGAGGGCGCCGCCGGGTTCCTGCTGAAGGCCGCCGACCCGCGCGAGCTGATCATCGCCGTGCACGCGGTCGCCGGGGGAGCGGCCTACCTCTCACCGCGGATCGCGCACCGGATGATCACGGGGTTCCGTGGCGGGCGGCCGGCCCGGCGGCGAGCGGCGGGCGACCGGGTGAGCGTGCTGACCCCGCGCGAGACGGAGGTGCTCGGCCTGGTCGGCCAGGGACTGGCCAACCAGGCCGTCGCGGACCGCCTGCACCTCTCCGAGGGCACCGTCAAGGCGCACGTCAGCACGATCCTGTCGCGGCTCGGGGTGCGCAACCGGGTGCAGGCGGCGATCCTCGCGTACGAGGCGGGGCTCGTCGAGGAGGCCTGA
- a CDS encoding DUF2127 domain-containing protein — protein MRRRLLVETAFVLGVLVKGLDGLVELVAGIALLVLHQQGILALTRSVVAEELREDPHDLVANLLLHQAAALDHGAAVAGGLFLLLHGVVKVVIVAALLAGSRRVYPWAVGALSVLLVVQLVQMVLSPGIGVVALVVLDVLILALTWHEWRVGRSFHDAWRSVVHGWFPRAYPSG, from the coding sequence GTGCGGCGCCGTCTGCTGGTCGAGACCGCCTTCGTGCTGGGCGTGCTGGTCAAGGGCCTGGACGGCCTGGTCGAGCTGGTGGCCGGCATCGCGCTGCTCGTGCTGCACCAGCAGGGCATCCTCGCGCTGACCCGGTCCGTCGTCGCGGAGGAGCTGCGGGAGGACCCGCACGACCTCGTCGCCAACCTGCTGCTGCACCAGGCGGCCGCGCTGGACCACGGCGCCGCCGTCGCGGGCGGCCTCTTCCTGCTGCTGCACGGCGTGGTCAAGGTGGTGATCGTCGCCGCGCTCCTCGCGGGCTCGCGCCGGGTCTACCCGTGGGCCGTGGGTGCGCTGAGCGTGCTCCTGGTCGTGCAGCTCGTCCAGATGGTGCTCAGCCCCGGCATCGGCGTCGTGGCGCTGGTCGTCCTGGACGTCCTGATCCTCGCCCTGACCTGGCACGAGTGGCGCGTCGGCCGGTCCTTCCACGACGCGTGGCGCAGCGTGGTGCACGGCTGGTTCCCGCGCGCGTACCCGTCCGGGTGA
- a CDS encoding sensor histidine kinase gives MTEHRPDRRGVAGGVALAALAALAVLNSIGADALPLWRQLVFPVLAPLAYLHGRHLRARGAGRLLVGAAALAAALVLVDVGTAATGAMLLAVFVVAPWLAGRNRRQQAELGRLAAERVARLEREQELVARSARAEERARIATELHDLVGHDLALIAVRAGALEVSAGLAPDDRHADRAAVAGIRVTATEATDRLRAALGALRDGPAGDGSLAPPHESIAALVARAASAGLAVRLDGAPDETSDLAGSLADQAAHRVVQEALTNAARYAPGAAVTVRVRRAGEDVLVEVTNTGAAVRPGPERASGGSGLLGLAERVRLVGGTFGAGPTGDGFAVRARIPAAREVA, from the coding sequence GTGACCGAGCACCGCCCCGACCGCCGAGGGGTCGCCGGCGGCGTCGCCCTGGCGGCCCTCGCGGCGCTGGCGGTGCTGAACAGTATCGGGGCCGACGCGCTCCCGCTCTGGCGGCAGCTCGTCTTCCCCGTGCTCGCGCCGCTCGCCTACCTGCACGGCAGGCATCTGCGGGCACGCGGCGCGGGCAGGCTGCTGGTCGGCGCGGCGGCCCTGGCGGCGGCGCTCGTGCTCGTGGACGTCGGCACGGCCGCCACCGGGGCGATGCTGCTGGCCGTCTTCGTCGTCGCGCCGTGGCTGGCCGGGCGCAACCGTCGTCAGCAGGCCGAGCTGGGCCGGCTCGCGGCCGAGCGGGTGGCCCGGCTCGAGCGCGAGCAGGAGCTGGTCGCCCGCAGCGCCCGGGCCGAGGAACGGGCCCGGATCGCGACCGAGCTGCACGACCTGGTGGGGCACGACCTCGCGCTCATCGCGGTGCGGGCCGGGGCGCTGGAGGTGTCGGCCGGGCTGGCTCCCGACGATCGGCACGCGGACCGTGCCGCGGTCGCCGGGATCCGGGTCACCGCGACGGAGGCCACCGACCGGCTCCGCGCGGCCCTCGGTGCGCTCCGGGACGGGCCTGCTGGTGACGGGTCGCTCGCCCCGCCCCACGAGAGCATCGCGGCGCTGGTCGCGCGGGCGGCGTCGGCCGGGCTGGCCGTGCGGCTGGACGGGGCGCCGGACGAGACGTCCGACCTCGCGGGGAGCCTCGCGGACCAGGCCGCGCACCGCGTGGTGCAGGAGGCGCTCACCAACGCGGCCCGGTACGCGCCGGGAGCCGCCGTCACCGTGCGCGTGCGCCGGGCCGGGGAGGACGTGCTGGTCGAGGTGACGAACACCGGGGCTGCAGTGCGCCCGGGCCCGGAACGGGCGAGCGGCGGCAGCGGCCTGCTCGGCCTCGCCGAGCGGGTCCGGCTCGTGGGCGGGACGTTCGGTGCGGGACCGACGGGCGACGGCTTCGCCGTGCGCGCCCGCATCCCGGCGGCCCGGGAGGTCGCGTGA
- a CDS encoding CsbD family protein produces the protein MGLDDKLKNAAEDATGKAKEAAGRATDNEELEAEGKSDQAKASMKKAGENIKDVFKKND, from the coding sequence ATGGGGCTCGACGACAAGCTCAAGAACGCCGCCGAGGACGCGACCGGCAAGGCCAAGGAGGCCGCGGGCCGCGCCACCGACAACGAGGAGCTGGAGGCCGAGGGCAAGTCCGACCAGGCCAAGGCCTCGATGAAGAAGGCCGGCGAGAACATCAAGGACGTCTTCAAGAAGAACGACTGA
- a CDS encoding TetR/AcrR family transcriptional regulator encodes MPAERTRRDAARNRDLLVAAARRAFAAHGPDVPLEDIASEAGVSRTTLHRHFANREALASAVLEQNVADIEARAAGLADADDGAERLFHYLLDVQFEAPWLGRVVADGRMPGTADLGTRTAAALDPLLDRARERGRVHPGVTTDDVLLTLPMVMAVQAATAATAGGGTPSRVGATRALLHRGVFTTEPPTAPSAG; translated from the coding sequence ATGCCCGCAGAACGCACGCGACGCGACGCAGCGCGCAACCGGGACCTGCTCGTGGCCGCGGCCCGCCGCGCCTTCGCCGCCCACGGGCCCGACGTGCCGCTGGAGGACATCGCGAGCGAGGCCGGCGTCAGCCGCACCACGCTGCACCGCCACTTCGCCAACCGGGAGGCGCTCGCCTCGGCCGTGCTGGAGCAGAACGTCGCCGACATCGAGGCCCGGGCCGCCGGCCTGGCCGACGCCGACGACGGCGCCGAGCGGCTGTTCCACTACCTGCTGGACGTGCAGTTCGAGGCCCCGTGGCTCGGGCGCGTCGTGGCGGACGGCCGCATGCCCGGCACGGCGGACCTGGGCACCCGGACGGCGGCTGCGCTCGACCCGCTGCTGGACCGGGCCCGGGAACGCGGCCGGGTGCACCCCGGCGTCACCACCGACGACGTGCTGTTGACCCTGCCGATGGTGATGGCCGTCCAGGCGGCCACGGCGGCCACCGCGGGCGGCGGCACGCCGTCCCGCGTGGGCGCGACACGCGCCCTGCTGCACCGGGGTGTGTTCACCACCGAGCCGCCGACGGCGCCGTCGGCGGGGTGA
- a CDS encoding carbohydrate ABC transporter permease — protein MTALMSAPTRRRPGRAPQTGQAGHRHRLAVSRALLWPALATSIVLTQIPFLLTIYYSLQSWNMLRPGDRGFTGLDNYVSVLRDGSFLSSLGATVAVTGTAVVVSTLLGMLFAVLLDRKFVGRGLARTLMITPFLVMPAAAALVWKWSILDASTGMANWGLGLLGLPPVAWNTELPMVTIILVLTWQYTPFVMLILLAGLQAQDKDVLEAAAVDGAGALRTFGEITLPHLRQYVEIAVLLASIMLLQVFDPIAIMTRGTGGTKTLSYLLYERAFVGLEVGEAAAYGVMTVLVTIVVASVALRTLFKVFSKEGIDR, from the coding sequence ATGACCGCTCTGATGTCCGCCCCGACGCGCCGTCGGCCCGGGCGGGCGCCGCAGACAGGGCAGGCGGGCCACCGGCACCGCCTGGCCGTGTCGCGCGCCCTGCTGTGGCCCGCGCTCGCCACCTCGATCGTCCTGACCCAGATCCCGTTCCTGCTGACCATCTACTACTCGCTGCAGAGCTGGAACATGCTCCGGCCCGGCGACCGGGGGTTCACGGGCCTCGACAACTACGTGAGCGTGCTGCGCGACGGGTCGTTCCTGTCCTCGCTCGGCGCGACCGTCGCCGTCACCGGTACCGCGGTGGTCGTCTCGACGCTGCTCGGCATGCTGTTCGCGGTGCTGCTCGACCGCAAGTTCGTGGGCCGCGGGCTGGCCCGCACCCTGATGATCACGCCGTTCCTCGTCATGCCCGCCGCGGCGGCCCTGGTCTGGAAGTGGTCGATCCTCGACGCGTCCACCGGGATGGCCAACTGGGGCCTCGGGCTGCTCGGCCTGCCGCCCGTGGCGTGGAACACCGAGCTGCCGATGGTCACCATCATCCTGGTGCTGACCTGGCAGTACACGCCGTTCGTCATGCTCATCCTGCTCGCCGGCCTGCAGGCCCAGGACAAGGACGTGCTGGAGGCCGCCGCCGTCGACGGCGCGGGCGCCCTGCGCACCTTCGGCGAGATCACGCTGCCCCACCTGCGGCAGTACGTCGAGATCGCCGTGCTGCTGGCCTCGATCATGCTGCTCCAGGTCTTCGACCCGATCGCGATCATGACGCGCGGAACGGGCGGCACCAAGACCCTGTCCTACCTGCTCTACGAGCGGGCGTTCGTCGGCCTGGAGGTCGGCGAGGCCGCCGCGTACGGCGTGATGACCGTGCTCGTCACGATCGTCGTCGCCTCCGTGGCGCTGCGCACCCTCTTCAAGGTCTTCTCCAAGGAAGGGATCGACCGATGA
- a CDS encoding flavin-containing monooxygenase — protein MSHLTSTDTLDPDALRERYRRERDRRVRPDGTAQYRRAAGEFGYYATDPYTERVEREPLTDRVEVLVVGGGFGGLLTGARLREAGVESVRMMDEAGDFGGTWYWNRYPGIHCDIESYVYMPLLEETGYVPRWRYAPGEEIRQHAVRIAEHYGLYRDAVFHTRVTDLTWDEAADEWRVTTDRGDTMRARYVVVSSGTLSQAKLPGIPGIEDFRGHTFHTSRWDYGYTGGTADGGLTGLADKRVAVIGTGATGLQAIPHLARDAAHLYVLQRTPSSVDVRDNRPTDPEWAASLRPGWQRERMENFLAVLAGEDVAEDLTQDGWTGTARLQRQMITGAVDTTLDPAERERLDELADFVKMNQIRARVDEVVDDPATAEALKPWYRYMCKRPGFSDQYLQSFNLPNVTLVDTADHGGVTRMTEHGVVVGDDEYEVDCVVLATGFEVGVSGVVSGTLPVQGRGGTSLLGAWARGPRTLHGFYTHGFPNLFHLGGMQNANSVNFVHILQEQAGHIAAVVERAGKAGARYVEPTEEAQDAWAATIATVGEGQDSSAFLAECTPGYYNGEGTRKGGAPTSYSPGPVAFHRLLAQWREGDMSEVLVLPEAAPAGEAGR, from the coding sequence TTGTCTCATCTGACCAGCACCGACACGCTCGACCCGGACGCCCTGCGCGAGAGATACCGCCGCGAGCGCGACCGCCGCGTCCGGCCGGACGGCACGGCGCAGTACCGGCGGGCCGCGGGGGAGTTCGGCTACTACGCGACGGACCCGTACACGGAGCGCGTCGAGCGGGAGCCGCTGACGGACCGGGTCGAGGTGCTCGTGGTGGGCGGCGGGTTCGGCGGCCTGCTCACCGGCGCCCGGCTGCGCGAGGCCGGCGTCGAGTCGGTGCGGATGATGGACGAGGCGGGCGACTTCGGCGGCACCTGGTACTGGAACCGGTACCCGGGCATCCACTGCGACATCGAGTCGTACGTCTACATGCCGCTGCTGGAGGAGACCGGCTACGTGCCGCGGTGGCGGTACGCGCCGGGCGAGGAGATCCGGCAGCACGCCGTCCGGATCGCGGAGCACTACGGGCTGTACCGGGACGCCGTCTTCCACACGCGGGTCACCGACCTGACCTGGGACGAGGCCGCCGACGAGTGGCGGGTGACCACGGACCGCGGCGACACGATGCGGGCCCGGTACGTCGTGGTGTCCTCGGGCACGCTCTCGCAGGCCAAGCTGCCCGGCATCCCCGGCATCGAGGACTTCCGCGGCCACACCTTCCACACCAGCCGCTGGGACTACGGGTACACGGGCGGCACGGCGGACGGCGGCCTGACGGGGCTCGCCGACAAGCGCGTGGCCGTCATCGGCACGGGGGCCACCGGGCTGCAGGCGATCCCGCACCTCGCCCGCGACGCCGCGCACCTGTACGTGCTGCAACGCACGCCGTCGTCGGTGGACGTGCGCGACAACCGGCCCACCGACCCGGAGTGGGCGGCGTCGCTGCGGCCCGGCTGGCAGCGCGAGCGGATGGAGAACTTCCTCGCGGTCCTGGCGGGGGAGGACGTCGCCGAGGACCTGACCCAGGACGGCTGGACCGGCACGGCGCGGCTCCAGCGCCAGATGATCACCGGCGCCGTGGACACGACGCTCGACCCGGCCGAGCGGGAGCGGCTCGACGAGCTCGCGGACTTCGTCAAGATGAACCAGATCCGGGCGCGGGTCGACGAGGTGGTCGACGACCCCGCCACGGCCGAGGCGCTCAAGCCCTGGTACCGGTACATGTGCAAGCGGCCGGGCTTCAGCGACCAGTACCTGCAGTCTTTCAACCTGCCGAACGTGACGCTCGTGGACACCGCCGACCACGGCGGCGTGACCCGGATGACGGAGCACGGCGTGGTGGTGGGCGACGACGAGTACGAGGTGGACTGCGTCGTCCTCGCCACGGGCTTCGAGGTCGGGGTCTCGGGCGTGGTGTCCGGCACGCTGCCCGTCCAGGGCCGGGGTGGCACCTCGCTGCTCGGGGCGTGGGCGCGCGGCCCGCGCACGCTGCACGGCTTCTACACCCACGGGTTCCCGAACCTGTTCCACCTGGGCGGCATGCAGAACGCCAACTCGGTGAACTTCGTGCACATCCTGCAGGAGCAGGCGGGGCACATCGCCGCCGTCGTCGAGCGGGCCGGGAAGGCGGGAGCGCGGTACGTCGAGCCGACGGAGGAGGCGCAGGACGCCTGGGCGGCGACCATCGCGACGGTGGGCGAGGGGCAGGACAGCTCGGCGTTCCTCGCGGAGTGCACGCCCGGGTACTACAACGGCGAGGGCACGCGGAAGGGCGGCGCGCCGACGTCGTACAGCCCCGGGCCGGTCGCCTTCCACCGCCTGCTCGCGCAGTGGCGCGAGGGCGACATGAGCGAGGTGCTGGTGCTGCCGGAGGCGGCGCCGGCGGGGGAGGCCGGGCGATGA
- a CDS encoding DUF4383 domain-containing protein translates to MTQSTQSTRTRGVSQWLALIIGVVYLLVGAVGFLVTGFSGFAEHDHDQTLLGFAINPLHNIVHILIGILGIVLWSTIGHARTFGWLLVAGYGATFVYGLIAVNNPDINVLNINAADNVLHLLSVGAGLAIALWPHRKPAGHSASF, encoded by the coding sequence ATGACGCAGTCCACGCAGTCGACGCGCACCCGCGGGGTGTCCCAGTGGCTCGCACTCATCATCGGTGTGGTCTACCTGCTCGTCGGAGCCGTCGGGTTCCTCGTCACGGGGTTCAGCGGCTTCGCCGAGCACGACCACGACCAGACGCTGCTCGGGTTCGCGATCAACCCGCTGCACAACATCGTGCACATCCTGATCGGGATCCTCGGCATCGTCCTGTGGTCCACGATCGGCCACGCACGGACGTTCGGCTGGCTGCTGGTGGCCGGGTACGGCGCGACGTTCGTGTACGGCCTGATCGCGGTCAACAACCCGGACATCAACGTCCTGAACATCAACGCGGCCGACAACGTGCTGCACCTCCTGAGCGTCGGGGCCGGTCTGGCCATCGCGCTCTGGCCGCACCGGAAGCCCGCGGGTCACTCCGCGTCCTTCTAG
- a CDS encoding mannitol dehydrogenase family protein, translating into MLDLAAPPYDRAGIRTGIVHLGVGGFHRAHQALAVDELLRRGEAREWGICGVGLLPGDAAMRDALRPQDGLYTLVTKHADGGLDARVVGSIVEYLFAPDDPEAVLERMAHPDTRIVSLTITEGGYNFDQVTGAFDTSAPDVVADARPGAVPTTVFGFVVEALARRRTRGLPPFTVMSCDNVQGNGEMARAVFAAFAGLRDPELGRWVHDAVAFPSSMVDRITPVTTEADRALVAERFGVQDRWPVVAEPFFQWVLEDRFPLGRPPLEHAGVQLVADVEPYELMKLRLLNASHQAMAYLGRLAGHRYAHEAMADPDLARFVRDFMDREATPTLAPVPGVDLEEYKATLMERFGNPEVRDTLARLGSETSDRIPKFLVPLVRDQLRTGGEVTRSAAVVASWARYAEGVDEQGEPIEVVDRLADRLVPLARSQRTDPLAFLRSPMLFGSLVEEPRFVEPYLDALDSLHRVGARATLAAL; encoded by the coding sequence ATGCTCGACCTCGCCGCCCCGCCGTACGACCGCGCGGGCATCCGCACCGGCATCGTGCACCTCGGCGTCGGCGGCTTCCACCGCGCGCACCAGGCGCTCGCGGTCGACGAGCTGCTGCGCCGCGGCGAGGCGCGCGAGTGGGGCATCTGCGGCGTCGGCCTGCTGCCCGGCGACGCCGCGATGCGCGACGCACTGCGGCCCCAGGACGGCCTGTACACGCTGGTGACCAAGCACGCCGACGGCGGGCTCGACGCCCGGGTCGTCGGCAGCATCGTGGAGTACCTGTTCGCGCCGGACGACCCGGAGGCCGTGCTGGAGCGCATGGCCCACCCGGACACCCGCATCGTGTCGCTCACCATCACCGAGGGCGGCTACAACTTCGACCAGGTCACCGGCGCGTTCGACACGAGCGCGCCCGACGTCGTCGCCGACGCCCGGCCCGGGGCGGTACCCACCACCGTGTTCGGGTTCGTCGTCGAGGCCCTGGCCCGACGGCGGACGCGCGGCCTGCCGCCGTTCACCGTCATGTCCTGCGACAACGTGCAGGGCAACGGCGAGATGGCGCGCGCCGTCTTCGCGGCCTTCGCCGGGCTGCGCGACCCGGAGCTGGGCCGGTGGGTGCACGACGCCGTCGCGTTCCCGAGCTCGATGGTCGACCGCATCACGCCCGTCACCACCGAGGCGGACCGGGCCCTGGTGGCCGAGCGCTTCGGTGTCCAGGACCGCTGGCCCGTGGTGGCCGAGCCGTTCTTCCAGTGGGTGCTGGAGGACCGGTTCCCGCTCGGCCGGCCCCCGCTGGAGCACGCGGGCGTCCAGCTCGTGGCCGACGTCGAGCCGTACGAGCTGATGAAGCTGCGGCTCCTGAACGCCAGCCACCAGGCCATGGCCTACCTCGGCCGGCTGGCCGGCCACCGCTATGCGCACGAGGCGATGGCGGACCCCGACCTGGCGCGGTTCGTGCGCGACTTCATGGACCGCGAGGCGACGCCGACCCTGGCGCCGGTGCCCGGCGTCGACCTGGAGGAGTACAAGGCGACCCTGATGGAGCGCTTCGGCAACCCGGAGGTGCGAGACACGCTCGCCCGGCTCGGCTCCGAGACGTCGGACCGCATCCCCAAGTTCCTGGTCCCGCTGGTGCGCGACCAGCTCCGCACGGGCGGCGAGGTCACCCGGTCGGCGGCGGTCGTCGCGAGCTGGGCGCGGTACGCCGAGGGGGTCGACGAGCAGGGCGAGCCGATCGAGGTGGTCGACCGGCTCGCCGACCGGCTGGTCCCGCTCGCCCGCTCGCAGCGCACCGACCCGCTCGCGTTCCTGCGCAGCCCCATGCTGTTCGGGTCGCTCGTGGAGGAGCCGCGCTTCGTCGAGCCCTACCTCGACGCGCTCGACTCCCTGCACCGGGTCGGGGCGCGGGCGACGCTGGCCGCCCTATGA
- a CDS encoding carbohydrate ABC transporter permease — protein MTTSRLRGALITAATWVLVLMFFFPVAWMVFTAFKPEHQAATMPPTFTPDFTLDRFDAVFARDMLPYLINSFSASLGSTLLVLALAIPAAYALSIRPVTNVRDALFFFISTRFMPVAASIIPVYLLLQSVGGLDNITWLTILYVGVNLPIAVWMMRSFLAEVPREVIEAAQLDGARLGTEIFRVVLPIVLPGVAAAGLICFIFAWNEFFLANLLTAQVARPTPPFLTSFVDGRGQFLAVLSAAATVAIVPVVLAGWIAQKQLVRGLAMGAIK, from the coding sequence ATGACCACCTCGCGCCTTCGAGGGGCCCTGATCACCGCGGCTACCTGGGTGCTCGTGCTCATGTTCTTCTTCCCCGTGGCGTGGATGGTGTTCACGGCGTTCAAGCCCGAGCACCAGGCCGCCACCATGCCGCCCACCTTCACCCCCGACTTCACGCTCGACCGGTTCGACGCCGTCTTCGCGCGCGACATGCTCCCGTACCTGATCAACTCGTTCAGCGCGAGCCTCGGGTCCACGCTGCTGGTGCTCGCCCTGGCGATCCCCGCCGCCTACGCGCTGAGCATCCGGCCGGTCACCAACGTGCGCGACGCCCTGTTCTTCTTCATCTCGACCCGCTTCATGCCCGTGGCCGCCTCGATCATCCCGGTCTACCTGCTGCTCCAGTCCGTGGGCGGGCTCGACAACATCACCTGGCTGACCATCCTCTACGTGGGCGTCAACCTGCCCATCGCCGTCTGGATGATGCGGTCGTTCCTCGCCGAGGTACCACGCGAGGTCATCGAGGCCGCGCAGCTCGACGGCGCCCGCCTCGGCACCGAGATCTTCCGCGTCGTGCTGCCGATCGTGCTGCCCGGCGTCGCCGCGGCCGGCCTGATCTGCTTCATCTTCGCGTGGAACGAGTTCTTCCTCGCCAACCTCCTCACCGCCCAGGTGGCGCGCCCCACCCCGCCGTTCCTCACCAGCTTCGTCGACGGCCGCGGCCAGTTCCTCGCCGTCCTGTCCGCGGCGGCGACCGTCGCGATCGTGCCGGTGGTGCTCGCCGGGTGGATCGCCCAGAAGCAGCTCGTGCGCGGCCTCGCGATGGGGGCGATCAAGTGA
- a CDS encoding serine hydrolase domain-containing protein — translation MEHTRLTRHIAAVLLVVATAGAGLCAGPAAHAAAASPPAPTPEAIDTYLADLHEASGVPGLSAVVTHGDEVVHAAGYGHDSTGEPVTAGTPMRIASVSKSFTAMAVTILAEDGRIDLDGTVTDQLPELRMADPRVDRITVRQLLDQTSGLADTTVDVADLAEATSRTDYVARLHDDTLATDPGTAYHYCNVNFDIAARLVEVASGQEFGDFLTERVFEPLGMSASATRDDVVRPADGYNSLFGWWVPRAEPRWFDDTGSAGVITSAADMGRWLISQTGNGHQLVSSAGLDAMHAPSGVGDYGLGWQTKDDGTRWHSGFVMTYRAVEWIDPATGYGIAVLTNGGGLTDVTRTALDGLVALTRGETPEPSAGTRTLDLGLAGLLLVSAALGVAGVLRAPRWAARRAGRARWRTGLRLVWLVLPAVVLALLPQLGAFLTGGRTFPWPSLTYFALPAVLMLLVAALAGLGVLGARLRALLRRGRVGSAT, via the coding sequence ATGGAACACACCCGCCTGACCAGGCACATCGCCGCTGTGCTGCTCGTGGTCGCGACGGCGGGCGCCGGCCTGTGCGCCGGGCCCGCCGCCCACGCCGCGGCGGCGTCCCCGCCCGCCCCCACCCCCGAGGCGATCGACACCTATCTCGCCGACCTCCACGAGGCCTCGGGGGTGCCCGGCCTGTCCGCCGTGGTGACGCACGGCGACGAGGTGGTCCACGCCGCCGGGTACGGGCACGACTCGACGGGCGAGCCGGTCACCGCCGGGACCCCCATGCGGATCGCCTCCGTGAGCAAGTCGTTCACCGCCATGGCCGTGACGATCCTGGCCGAGGACGGGCGGATCGACCTCGACGGCACGGTCACCGACCAGCTCCCCGAGCTGCGGATGGCGGACCCCCGGGTCGACCGGATCACCGTCCGCCAGCTCCTCGACCAGACCTCCGGGCTCGCCGACACCACCGTCGACGTCGCCGACCTGGCCGAGGCGACGTCCCGTACCGACTACGTCGCCCGTCTGCACGACGACACCCTCGCCACGGACCCCGGAACGGCGTACCACTACTGCAACGTCAACTTCGACATCGCCGCCCGGCTCGTCGAGGTGGCCTCCGGCCAGGAGTTCGGCGACTTCCTGACCGAGCGTGTGTTCGAGCCGCTCGGGATGTCCGCCAGCGCCACCCGCGACGACGTCGTCCGGCCGGCCGACGGGTACAACTCCCTGTTCGGCTGGTGGGTCCCGCGCGCGGAGCCCCGGTGGTTCGACGACACCGGCAGCGCCGGCGTCATCACCAGCGCCGCCGACATGGGGCGGTGGCTGATCAGCCAGACGGGGAACGGCCACCAGCTCGTCTCGTCCGCGGGCCTCGACGCGATGCACGCGCCGTCGGGCGTCGGGGACTACGGGCTCGGCTGGCAGACCAAGGACGACGGGACCCGCTGGCACTCCGGCTTCGTCATGACCTACCGGGCGGTCGAGTGGATCGATCCCGCGACCGGGTACGGCATCGCCGTGCTGACCAACGGCGGGGGGCTCACCGACGTCACCCGGACCGCGCTGGACGGGCTGGTCGCGCTGACCCGCGGCGAGACCCCCGAGCCCTCGGCCGGGACCCGGACCCTCGACCTCGGGCTCGCGGGCCTGCTGCTCGTCTCCGCCGCGCTCGGTGTCGCCGGCGTGCTGCGGGCTCCGCGCTGGGCCGCCCGCCGGGCGGGGCGAGCACGGTGGCGCACCGGGCTCCGGCTGGTCTGGCTGGTTCTCCCGGCCGTGGTCCTCGCGCTCCTGCCGCAGCTCGGCGCCTTCCTCACCGGCGGCCGCACCTTCCCGTGGCCCTCGCTGACGTACTTCGCGCTGCCCGCGGTGCTGATGCTGCTGGTGGCGGCGCTGGCGGGGCTCGGTGTCCTCGGTGCCCGGCTCCGGGCGCTGCTCCGGCGGGGCCGGGTAGGGTCGGCGACGTGA